Proteins encoded together in one Salvelinus fontinalis isolate EN_2023a chromosome 6, ASM2944872v1, whole genome shotgun sequence window:
- the cysltr1 gene encoding cysteinyl leukotriene receptor 1, which translates to MHLGEFDNVTLMDNTTNCLSIDDFRNQVYSTVYSIITVFGLAGNGFALLVLVKTFRQRSAFHIYMLNLAVSDLLCVSTLPLRVLYYVNKGQWNLGDFLCRVSSYALYVNLYCSVFFMTAMSVTRFLAIVFPVQNLRLVSERRARLVCVCIWVFICTVSSPFLMTGQHLDPATNKTKCFEPPERTTGGGLSKLIMLNYFSLAVGFVLPFLVILLCYVGIIRALLSRKHTAQRQKGAGSKAIRMIVIVMLAFLLCFMPYHVQRSVHLSFLSQTATSCSELVYMQKSVVVTLCLAASNSCFDPLLYFFSGEGFRRRLSTFRSTSRTPRQPARETGAQPQLGRGTRFE; encoded by the exons gtgtactctACAGTGTACTCTATCATCACGGTGTTCGGCCTGGCCGGTAATGGTTTCGCCCTGTTGGTTCTGGTTAAAACGTTCCGTCAGCGTTCTGCGTTCCACATCTACATGTTGAACCTGGCCGTGTCCGACCTGCTGTGTGTCTCCACGCTGCCGCTACGGGTCCTCTACTACGTTAATAAG GGTCAGTGGAACCTGGGAGACTTCCTGTGCAGGGTTTCGTCCTATGCCCTCTACGTGAACCTCTACTGCAGCGTGTTCTTCATGACCGCCATGTCCGTCACACGCTTCCTCGCCATCGTGTTCCCCGTGCAGAACCTGCGCCTGGTCTCAGAGCGTCGCGCccgtctggtgtgtgtctgtatctgggtGTTCATCTGCActgtctcctcccccttcctcatgACTGGTCAGCATCTCGACCCAGCCACCAATAAGACCAAGTGCTTCGAGCCTCCAGAGCGCACCACAGGGGGCGGGCTTAGCAAGCTCATCATGCTCAACTACTTCTCATTGGCCGTGGGCTTCGTGCTTCCTTTCTTGGTCATCCTGCTGTGCTACGTCGGGATCATCCGGGCTCTGCTGTCACGGAAACACACTGCGCAGCGCCAGAAGGGGGCAGGGTCTAAGGCCATCAGAATGATCGTCATAGTGATGCTGGCGTTCCTACTGTGCTTCATGCCGTACCACGTCCAGCGCTCCGTCCACCTCAGCTTCCTGTCCCAGACTGCCACTTCCTGTTCGGAGCTGGTGTACATGCAGAAGAGTGTGGTGGTGACACTCTGTCTGGCTGCCTCCAACTCCTGCTTCGACCCCCTGCTCTACTTCTTCTCTGGAGAGGGCTTCAGACGACGCCTGTCAACCTTCAGGTCCACTAGCAGGACACCGAGACAACCGGCCAGAGAGACAGGGGCACAGCCACAGTTAGGGAGGGGAACACGctttgagtga